A portion of the Glycine max cultivar Williams 82 chromosome 10, Glycine_max_v4.0, whole genome shotgun sequence genome contains these proteins:
- the LOC102661486 gene encoding uncharacterized protein — protein sequence MALHGKNKYGFVDGSIPELDLGHSTHALWHHNDSIISSWLLNSLSKEMQVSILHCSSAKAIWDDLQVRFDQCNGPLIFQLKHELIILQQGSMYVSSFYSKLHSLWESLSELKPSHSCTCGRIKPWCDFEQIEYAMQFLMGLNESFSTIRGQILSMDPFPSVTKVFALVVQEEKQKEVGASTSGTSASEVSHVFAFKNSSTAQNNSENCSIGSSKNRPLCAHCGMLGHTQDRCFKLHGYPPNYKKTEYSSEVKKHYSSSSSESPHKVAQQVSVDMPHSQPSSGDLGSQFQLIAQQYSQLMNLLESHATNVVIPHGVSSASGMILSTSTSNFLHDCWLLDSGASIHITCSLHHFLSYQLVYDKIVTLPNSDIIPILAIGSVCLTNTLVLHNVAYIPKFKFNLISVSVLLTNPNLSISFSQNEFDIQEKQACKRIGKGDLIQGLYVLDLKDTHD from the coding sequence ATGGCACTTCATGGGAAGAACAAATATGGGTTTGTCGATGGTTCAATTCCTGAACTTGATTTGGGTCACTCCACTCATGCTTTGTGGCATCACAATGATAGTATCATCTCTTCCTGGCTTCTTAATTCGTTATCAAAAGAGATGCAAGTAAGTATCTTACATTGTTCTTCTGCCAAAGCAATCTGGGATGATCTCCAAGTACGTTTCGATCAGTGTAATGGTCCTCTGATTTTTCAGCTTAAGCATGAATTGATCATTCTACAACAAGGGTCCATGTATGTTTCTTCCTTCTACTCCAAACTTCATTCTCTCTGGGAGTCGCTGTCAGAACTGAAACCATCACATAGTTGCACCTGTGGCAGAATTAAACCATGGTGCGATTTTGAACAGATAGAGTATGCTATGCAGTTTTTGATGGGGCTGAACGAATCTTTCTCTACTATCAGAGGTCAAATTCTATCCATGGATCCCTTTCCCTCAGTAACTAAGGTTTTTGCCTTAGTTGTTCAAGAAGAAAAGCAAAAAGAGGTTGGTGCTTCCACGTCTGGAACTTCTGCTAGTGAAGTTTCACATGTTTTTGCCTTCAAGAATTCTTCTACTGCACAAAATAATTCTGAAAACTGCTCCATAGGCTCTTCCAAGAATCGCCCCTTGTGTGCTCATTGTGGTATGTTGGGTCATACTCAGGATCGTTGTTTCAAGTTGCATGGCTATCCTCCAAATTATAAGAAGACTGAATATTCCTCAGAGGTCAAGAAGcactattcttcttcttcttctgaatCACCACACAAGGTTGCTCAACAAGTGTCTGTTGATATGCCTCACTCACAACCTTCTTCTGGGGACTTAGGTTCCCAGTTTCAGCTTATTGCCCAGCAATATAGCCAATTGATGAATCTTTTAGAAAGTCATGCTACCAATGTTGTCATTCCTCACGGTGTTTCTTCCGCTAGTGGTATGATCCTTTCTACTTCCACTTCTAATTTTCTTCATGATTGTTGGCTTTTAGATTCTGGTGCAAGCATTCATATTACTTGCTctcttcatcattttttatcttatcagcttgtttatgataaaattgTAACTCTGCCTAACAGTGACATTATACCCATTCTTGCCATTGGTTCAGTTTGTTTAACCAATACCTTAGTCTTGCATAATGTTGCCTACATtcctaaattcaaattcaatttaatttcagtTAGTGTCCTTCTAACCAATCCTAATTTGTCCATTTCTTTTTCCcaaaatgaatttgatattCAGGAGAAGCAAGCTTGCAAGAGGATTGGTAAAGGGGATCTTATCCAAGGCCTTTATGTCCTAGACCTCAAGGACACTCATGATTGA